The Macrococcoides canis genome has a window encoding:
- a CDS encoding phospholipase D family protein — MATQRKTVQNKSRSSSIKKPINKKRKVNKSRQKSKYKFKHFVIIGCIVYACSAIYGTIKPLPGGISKWYDASKTNDVELLIDKTYEKDGQMHYDHEIFNAQLETIQNADDFIILDMFLFNDTYDGETQFPELTTKLTHALIDKKKENPNIRIYMLTDPINSFYGSYTPAHYKMLRDNGIALYETNLVKLRDSNPVYSGLWRPTLRWFGNNENGVIRNIFSKEAPNVTVRGFARLLNMKANHRKTLVTEDAAMIASSNPHDPSGHHQNVAVKVTGQLQEDVIKSEVNALNMSGSKLSASDFKITNRAYNSDMDYTTTLVTEGKIKEALIEQINMTKTGDSLKMGMFYLSDRDVIKTLLDASKRGVDIQIILDVNKEAFGKEKPGIPNKPVAHELISKSDDNIKVRWAVSHGEQFHSKYTLIKFKDKKESTLILGSANLTRRNIGDYNMETDVIIGGRSNLPVFTRLNYEFDAMWNNKDAYVTDDYEVKKDPSFIKDVIYRVQEFTGLSSF, encoded by the coding sequence ATGGCAACACAGAGAAAAACAGTCCAAAATAAAAGTAGATCATCATCAATAAAGAAACCGATAAATAAGAAAAGAAAAGTAAACAAATCAAGACAAAAATCTAAATATAAATTCAAACATTTCGTCATCATCGGATGTATCGTCTATGCATGCAGTGCTATTTACGGCACGATAAAACCTTTACCTGGTGGTATCAGTAAATGGTACGATGCGAGTAAGACTAACGATGTTGAACTATTGATAGATAAGACATATGAGAAAGATGGCCAGATGCATTATGACCATGAAATATTCAATGCGCAGCTAGAGACGATTCAAAATGCAGATGACTTTATTATTCTGGATATGTTTTTATTTAATGATACATATGATGGGGAAACTCAGTTTCCTGAACTTACGACAAAACTTACACATGCTTTGATTGATAAGAAGAAGGAAAATCCGAATATCCGTATATATATGCTGACCGATCCAATCAATTCATTTTACGGCAGTTATACGCCTGCCCATTACAAGATGCTGCGAGATAATGGCATAGCGCTCTATGAAACAAACCTTGTTAAATTGAGAGATTCCAATCCGGTGTATTCTGGATTATGGCGCCCGACATTAAGATGGTTCGGCAACAACGAAAATGGTGTGATTCGTAATATCTTTTCAAAAGAAGCACCAAATGTTACAGTAAGAGGATTTGCTCGTCTGCTCAATATGAAGGCGAATCACAGAAAGACTTTAGTAACAGAAGATGCTGCGATGATTGCAAGCAGCAACCCGCATGATCCAAGTGGTCATCATCAGAACGTTGCAGTAAAGGTGACAGGACAGCTGCAGGAAGATGTTATAAAAAGTGAAGTGAATGCACTGAATATGAGTGGCAGTAAGCTGTCAGCCAGCGACTTTAAGATAACGAATCGTGCATATAATAGCGATATGGATTATACGACGACATTGGTGACAGAAGGCAAGATTAAAGAAGCGCTAATAGAACAGATCAATATGACGAAAACTGGAGACAGTCTGAAGATGGGTATGTTCTACTTATCGGATAGAGATGTTATAAAAACATTGTTAGACGCTTCGAAACGCGGTGTTGATATCCAGATTATTCTCGATGTGAATAAAGAAGCTTTCGGTAAGGAGAAGCCTGGTATCCCGAATAAACCAGTTGCACATGAACTGATTTCAAAGTCGGATGACAATATTAAAGTGAGATGGGCAGTCAGTCATGGAGAACAGTTCCACTCGAAATATACACTCATTAAATTTAAAGATAAAAAAGAAAGTACATTAATACTTGGAAGCGCCAATTTAACACGTCGTAATATTGGAGACTACAATATGGAAACGGATGTTATCATTGGTGGACGCAGCAATCTTCCGGTATTCACACGCCTCAATTACGAATTTGATGCAATGTGGAACAATAAAGATGCATATGTTACAGATGATTATGAAGTGAAGAAAGACCCGTCATTTATTAAAGATGTAATCTACAGAGTACAGGAATTTACGGGCTTATCAAGTTTCTAA
- a CDS encoding methionine ABC transporter ATP-binding protein gives MIEVQDVTKVYRTKKGDINALDHVNLSIEKGQVFGIVGYSGAGKSTLLRLINRLEKPTTGKVFVEGHEITALKEKALRKQRQNIGMIFQQFNLFKAKTVSDNIRYPLKLTKQYSKAEIEARVDELLNFVGLSDKKDDYPNQLSGGQKQRIGIARALATEPDILLCDEATSALDPETTDDILELLKKINERLNITIVIITHEMEVVKKICDEVAVMEKGKVVEQNKVFELFTSPQHATTKRFVHSVLNDDIPKDINISNRRLYRFIFNHEQILKPALSEVGRQYHVDFNILYGGITELTDKLFGNLLIEAVGQPEHINSALNDLIRKGIKVKEVEGFEN, from the coding sequence ATTATTGAAGTACAGGATGTGACGAAAGTGTATCGCACGAAAAAAGGTGATATTAATGCTCTCGATCACGTTAACCTATCGATTGAGAAAGGACAAGTATTCGGCATCGTCGGATATTCAGGGGCTGGTAAATCGACATTGCTCAGACTGATCAATCGGCTGGAAAAACCGACTACAGGAAAAGTATTTGTTGAAGGCCATGAAATAACTGCTTTAAAAGAGAAGGCGCTGAGAAAGCAACGTCAGAATATCGGAATGATCTTTCAGCAGTTTAATCTATTTAAGGCTAAGACGGTAAGCGATAATATCCGTTACCCGTTAAAGCTCACGAAACAATACAGTAAAGCAGAGATTGAAGCACGTGTAGATGAACTGCTTAACTTCGTCGGACTCAGTGACAAAAAAGATGATTATCCAAATCAATTGTCTGGAGGACAAAAGCAACGTATCGGTATTGCGCGTGCATTAGCAACTGAACCCGATATCTTACTGTGTGATGAAGCGACGAGTGCACTGGATCCAGAAACAACGGACGATATCCTGGAACTTCTAAAGAAAATCAATGAACGGCTCAATATTACGATTGTCATAATTACGCATGAGATGGAAGTCGTAAAAAAAATCTGTGATGAAGTTGCAGTAATGGAAAAAGGTAAGGTTGTTGAGCAGAATAAAGTGTTCGAGTTGTTCACTTCACCGCAGCATGCAACAACAAAACGATTTGTTCATAGTGTGCTGAATGATGATATCCCAAAAGATATCAATATCAGTAATCGACGATTATATCGTTTTATATTCAATCATGAACAAATATTAAAACCGGCACTAAGTGAAGTTGGACGTCAGTATCATGTAGATTTCAATATTTTGTACGGCGGTATAACCGAGTTAACCGATAAATTATTTGGGAATTTATTGATTGAAGCGGTCGGGCAACCAGAACACATAAACAGTGCGCTGAATGATCTTATACGAAAAGGAATTAAAGTAAAGGAGGTTGAAGGATTTGAAAACTGA
- a CDS encoding methionine ABC transporter permease, whose amino-acid sequence MKTDITTFYPVIIEQTINTLIMVAITLIFATLIGLPLGILLYATAKGNILENKVVNSILNAIINTIRPIPFIIFLVALIPITRFLVGTSIGIWAAIFPMTLAASLSIARIVENNIVSVDRGVIEAAEAMGSSKFDILFKVLIPEAAGALILGLTFTTVSLIEFSAVAGLVGAGGIGYLAFTYGYQRFDVLIMFITVVILIILVQITQFIGNKVASIYTSRL is encoded by the coding sequence TTGAAAACTGATATTACAACGTTCTATCCCGTCATCATCGAACAGACGATCAATACACTGATCATGGTTGCGATCACTTTAATCTTTGCAACACTGATCGGATTACCGCTTGGAATACTGCTTTATGCAACAGCAAAAGGCAATATACTCGAGAATAAAGTAGTGAATAGTATACTCAATGCCATTATCAATACGATACGTCCAATCCCATTTATCATATTTCTAGTAGCATTAATCCCTATAACACGATTTCTTGTCGGGACATCTATCGGTATCTGGGCAGCAATATTTCCGATGACGCTTGCTGCATCGCTTTCAATCGCACGCATTGTAGAGAATAATATCGTATCTGTAGATAGGGGTGTCATAGAAGCGGCGGAAGCGATGGGCTCAAGTAAGTTTGACATACTATTCAAAGTACTGATACCGGAAGCGGCAGGTGCTTTAATATTAGGTCTTACATTTACAACGGTATCATTAATAGAATTCTCAGCTGTTGCCGGACTTGTCGGCGCGGGTGGAATTGGATATTTAGCATTTACTTATGGTTATCAGAGATTCGATGTCTTGATTATGTTTATTACAGTCGTCATTCTGATTATATTAGTACAGATTACACAATTTATCGGTAACAAAGTAGCAAGCATATATACAAGTAGATTATAA
- a CDS encoding MetQ/NlpA family ABC transporter substrate-binding protein, whose protein sequence is MKKLFVLLLSLVVVLAACGGKESKEKTVKIGVTGVDSKVWEVVKAEAKKEGINIEFVEFQDYTAPNNALAEGEIDLNAFQHFAFLDQFKKDHNLDISVIGTTVFAPLGVYSEKVKDIKDIKEGDTIAIPDDVTNQARALRLLEAGGLIKLSDDFGLFGGPDKIKENKLNIKIKPIDAQQTPRVLPDVAASIINNGVAARAGFNPKDDPIFLEDSNSENVAPYINVIAAQTKDKDNKTYKKIVELYHSDKAKDALKEDTKDGEIAKNLNADEIKKIEDNLK, encoded by the coding sequence ATGAAAAAATTATTCGTATTATTATTATCGTTAGTAGTAGTCCTGGCAGCATGTGGAGGAAAAGAAAGTAAAGAGAAGACAGTGAAAATTGGTGTGACGGGTGTTGATTCTAAAGTATGGGAAGTTGTTAAAGCAGAAGCCAAAAAAGAAGGCATCAATATTGAGTTTGTTGAATTTCAAGATTACACAGCACCGAACAACGCACTTGCAGAAGGTGAAATTGATTTAAATGCATTCCAGCACTTTGCGTTTTTAGATCAGTTCAAAAAAGATCATAACTTAGACATCTCTGTAATTGGAACAACAGTATTTGCACCGCTTGGCGTATACTCTGAAAAGGTTAAAGACATTAAAGATATTAAAGAAGGCGATACAATCGCAATTCCGGATGATGTAACGAATCAGGCAAGAGCATTACGTCTATTAGAAGCTGGCGGACTGATTAAATTATCAGATGACTTTGGATTATTTGGTGGACCAGATAAGATTAAAGAAAATAAATTAAACATCAAGATTAAACCAATCGATGCACAGCAGACACCACGTGTATTACCTGATGTTGCAGCAAGTATTATCAATAATGGTGTGGCAGCGCGTGCAGGATTCAATCCGAAAGATGATCCGATTTTCTTAGAAGATTCAAACAGTGAAAATGTTGCACCGTACATCAACGTAATCGCGGCACAGACAAAAGATAAAGATAATAAGACATATAAAAAGATTGTAGAACTCTATCACTCTGATAAAGCGAAAGATGCATTGAAAGAGGATACGAAAGATGGCGAAATCGCGAAAAATTTAAATGCAGATGAAATTAAGAAGATCGAAGACAATCTGAAATAA
- a CDS encoding TetR/AcrR family transcriptional regulator — protein MDKKQLIENSLIQLMEEQRFREITIKMLCNKADINRSTFYAYFEDKYALLDSMIDAHISNLEAILNNDLQDLHLQKDKKPSIEKYLEHTFQYIYQHRQFFRVLLTLHPAQNFTQKLLSNWRNNYMQILETNANLQYPDYFISYTLGGQFGVLYFWLQNDCPESPEVISKIIHNNILKINR, from the coding sequence ATGGATAAAAAACAATTAATCGAAAACAGTTTAATACAATTAATGGAAGAACAGCGATTCAGAGAAATTACGATAAAGATGCTGTGTAATAAAGCTGATATTAATCGTTCTACCTTTTATGCGTACTTTGAAGATAAATACGCATTGCTCGATAGTATGATAGATGCACATATTTCAAATCTAGAAGCGATATTAAATAACGATCTGCAGGACCTTCACTTACAGAAAGATAAAAAACCATCCATAGAAAAATATCTGGAACACACCTTTCAGTATATTTATCAGCATAGACAATTCTTTAGAGTGTTACTCACATTGCATCCTGCACAAAACTTCACACAGAAGCTGTTATCAAACTGGCGTAATAACTATATGCAAATACTTGAAACGAATGCTAACCTTCAGTATCCGGACTACTTTATCAGTTATACACTAGGAGGACAGTTCGGGGTATTATACTTCTGGTTACAAAATGACTGTCCGGAATCACCTGAAGTTATCAGCAAGATTATCCATAATAATATCCTTAAAATAAACCGATAA
- a CDS encoding HlyD family secretion protein — protein MKKLVMINILTLIILAVLGVVAFHFYDEATNYVKTDNAKIDGEQLTIASPVAGKLVSFDKTVGDKLSKDDKLGTVAGAGQDGEPTKVDLTMPQNGTLVKQQATENGFVGAGTPIAYAYDMDQLFVTANIKETELDGVKKGQEVDVYVDGYKDTTLSGEVEQIGLATASSFSLLPSSNGNANFTKVTQVVPVKIKLSKDKSLDILPGMNVTVRIHKN, from the coding sequence ATGAAAAAACTTGTTATGATTAATATCTTAACATTAATCATCTTAGCAGTGCTTGGCGTTGTAGCGTTCCACTTCTATGATGAAGCAACAAACTATGTAAAGACTGATAATGCAAAGATTGACGGAGAACAACTGACAATTGCAAGTCCAGTTGCAGGTAAATTAGTCTCATTTGATAAGACTGTAGGAGACAAGTTATCGAAAGATGACAAATTAGGTACTGTAGCAGGTGCTGGTCAAGATGGCGAGCCAACGAAAGTTGATTTGACGATGCCTCAAAACGGAACACTTGTAAAACAACAAGCGACTGAAAATGGATTTGTAGGCGCTGGAACACCAATTGCCTATGCATATGATATGGATCAGTTATTCGTTACTGCAAATATTAAAGAGACGGAACTTGATGGTGTTAAAAAAGGACAGGAAGTTGATGTTTATGTTGATGGATATAAAGATACGACATTGTCAGGAGAAGTTGAACAAATTGGATTAGCAACTGCATCTAGCTTTAGTCTATTACCTTCTTCAAACGGTAATGCAAACTTTACTAAAGTCACACAAGTCGTTCCCGTTAAGATTAAACTTTCAAAAGATAAATCTTTAGACATATTACCAGGAATGAATGTAACTGTACGCATTCATAAAAATTAA
- a CDS encoding DHA2 family efflux MFS transporter permease subunit yields the protein MLRRKRKMKQTPDNSGDKMVYEPVTGNQDIDINRPVHEQVKKPEALVTFGKGITLAKIITALMAGMFVAILNQTLINVALPVMINDFSISTATAQWLTTGFMLVNGILVPVSAYLIQKFTYRQLFMFAMIAFTIGSVICAISTNFPVMMTGRVIQAVGAGILMPLGTNVFMTVFPPEKRGAAMGMMGIAFILAPAIGPTLTGWVIQNYHWNVMFYGMSVVGILSIIIGFFWFKIYQPISNPKLDVPGVIFSSLGFGSLLYGFSEAGNKGWDSGIVITTMIIGLIFVALFVYREISMKAPMMDLRALKYTGFSFTLLINVIVTMSLFGGMLLLPVYLQSIRGFSPLDSGLLLLPGSLLMGLMGPVSGRLLDKFGIKPIAIFGLLIMTYATWELTKLSMDTSYTTILGIYVLRSFGMSFIMMPIMTAGMNALPQRMIPHGNAISNTVRQLAGSIGTAILVTVMTQQTTAHMGDIANTMDKTHPEIAGQFAEIGRSVGSEGAGSQLMMGYLQKFATINGINDAFWVATALSALAFILSFFLKGKEHYRAEEL from the coding sequence ATGCTTAGAAGAAAGCGTAAAATGAAACAGACGCCTGATAATAGTGGAGATAAAATGGTTTATGAACCTGTTACAGGAAATCAGGATATCGATATCAATCGTCCTGTACATGAACAGGTGAAAAAGCCTGAAGCATTAGTAACATTCGGTAAAGGTATCACTTTAGCAAAGATTATTACCGCACTCATGGCAGGGATGTTCGTTGCGATATTAAATCAAACGCTAATCAACGTCGCACTTCCAGTTATGATTAATGATTTCAGTATTTCTACAGCAACTGCGCAGTGGTTAACGACAGGGTTTATGCTTGTAAACGGAATCCTCGTTCCTGTCAGCGCGTATTTGATTCAGAAATTTACGTATCGTCAGCTCTTTATGTTTGCGATGATTGCGTTTACGATTGGATCTGTTATCTGTGCGATTAGTACGAATTTCCCGGTGATGATGACAGGTCGTGTGATTCAGGCAGTTGGGGCAGGCATCTTGATGCCGCTTGGTACGAACGTATTTATGACGGTCTTTCCACCTGAGAAACGTGGGGCTGCAATGGGTATGATGGGTATTGCCTTTATCCTTGCGCCTGCTATTGGACCGACATTAACGGGTTGGGTCATTCAGAACTATCACTGGAATGTGATGTTCTATGGTATGTCCGTCGTAGGAATACTCTCAATTATCATCGGTTTCTTCTGGTTCAAAATTTATCAGCCGATAAGTAATCCTAAGCTTGATGTTCCTGGTGTCATATTTAGTTCATTAGGTTTCGGGAGTTTGCTTTATGGCTTTTCTGAAGCGGGAAATAAAGGCTGGGATTCAGGCATTGTAATTACAACGATGATTATCGGACTCATATTCGTTGCATTATTTGTTTATCGAGAAATTTCTATGAAAGCTCCAATGATGGATTTACGTGCATTGAAGTATACAGGATTTTCATTTACTTTGCTGATCAATGTAATCGTAACGATGAGTTTATTCGGAGGTATGTTGCTTCTGCCAGTATATCTTCAGTCTATTCGAGGTTTTTCTCCTTTAGATTCAGGGTTATTACTTTTACCTGGTTCACTCCTTATGGGTCTTATGGGTCCTGTATCCGGTCGTCTTCTTGATAAATTTGGAATTAAGCCGATTGCGATATTTGGATTATTGATTATGACTTATGCAACATGGGAACTCACAAAATTAAGTATGGATACTTCATATACTACAATATTAGGCATCTATGTACTGCGTTCATTCGGTATGAGCTTTATTATGATGCCGATTATGACAGCAGGTATGAATGCATTACCTCAAAGAATGATTCCACATGGTAATGCAATCAGTAATACAGTTCGTCAACTTGCTGGTTCAATTGGTACTGCAATTCTTGTAACTGTGATGACGCAGCAGACGACAGCACATATGGGGGATATTGCAAATACGATGGATAAGACACATCCAGAAATTGCAGGACAGTTTGCAGAGATCGGTCGCAGCGTTGGATCAGAGGGCGCAGGCAGTCAACTTATGATGGGATATCTTCAGAAGTTCGCTACGATTAATGGTATTAATGATGCCTTCTGGGTAGCAACAGCACTAAGCGCGCTGGCATTTATACTGTCATTCTTCTTAAAAGGAAAAGAACATTATCGTGCTGAAGAACTTTAA
- a CDS encoding SDR family oxidoreductase: MNKYEKIDKEIKGYTQSEQPGIEKEMDPKPIAEDDNYKGSDKLKGKVALITGGDSGIGRAVAICYAKEGADVAIGYYNEHDDAEDTVARLEAIGVKAKAYAFDLKSEEQCNQLVADVISDFGSLNILVNNGGVQYPQESLLDISSDQIKETFETNIFGMMYVTKAALPHLSKGDAIINTSSVTAYRGSKTLIDYSATKGAITSFTRSLSQNLAEQGIRVNSVAPGPIYTPLIPATFPAEKVEKHGQETALERRGQPSENAPAYVFLASNDASYITGETIHINGGDYISG; this comes from the coding sequence ATGAACAAATATGAAAAGATCGATAAAGAAATTAAAGGTTATACACAATCAGAACAGCCTGGTATCGAAAAAGAAATGGATCCAAAACCGATTGCAGAAGATGATAACTATAAAGGTTCAGATAAATTAAAAGGGAAAGTTGCACTCATTACTGGTGGTGACTCTGGTATCGGACGTGCTGTAGCAATTTGTTATGCAAAAGAAGGTGCAGACGTTGCTATCGGTTACTATAACGAACATGATGACGCTGAAGACACAGTGGCACGATTAGAAGCAATCGGTGTAAAAGCAAAAGCTTATGCGTTCGACCTTAAATCAGAAGAACAATGTAATCAACTCGTGGCTGATGTTATTTCAGACTTCGGAAGTTTAAATATCCTGGTGAATAATGGCGGTGTGCAGTATCCACAAGAAAGTTTACTTGATATTTCCAGCGACCAGATTAAAGAAACATTCGAAACGAATATATTCGGTATGATGTATGTTACAAAAGCTGCATTACCACACCTTTCTAAAGGCGATGCTATCATTAATACAAGCAGTGTCACAGCTTATAGAGGTTCTAAAACATTGATTGACTATTCTGCTACGAAAGGTGCGATTACATCATTTACGCGTTCACTTTCACAAAACTTAGCAGAGCAAGGCATCAGAGTAAACTCTGTTGCGCCAGGACCAATCTATACGCCACTTATCCCTGCAACGTTCCCTGCTGAAAAGGTAGAGAAACACGGACAGGAAACAGCATTGGAACGTCGTGGGCAACCAAGTGAGAATGCACCAGCATATGTGTTCCTTGCAAGTAATGATGCGTCTTATATTACAGGCGAAACAATTCATATCAACGGTGGAGACTATATTTCAGGTTAA
- a CDS encoding TatD family hydrolase yields MIDAHIHIDQYSDDDIHNILSQNIQCIAVATDLKSCYRLLALKNGKIHIALGYHPEQRIDKDEVDEILSLIDTHHHQIVAIGEVGLPQYLMRQDQSIQLQPYIDILEAFMSKARRYQLPIILHAVYDDAKIAMELLNRYQIQKAHFHWFKADKDAFEEVLNSNYMVSVTPDILWNVKTRKVAQTFPLHRLMIETDGPWPHEGFEAKEIKSQLSAIIRELEQFYPKAANIECVMTHNTKAFYRI; encoded by the coding sequence ATGATAGATGCGCATATTCATATCGATCAGTATAGTGACGACGATATTCACAATATCCTGTCCCAGAATATACAGTGTATTGCTGTAGCGACCGACTTGAAGAGTTGTTACCGACTGCTTGCACTTAAGAATGGAAAGATTCATATTGCATTAGGTTATCATCCTGAGCAGCGTATTGATAAAGATGAAGTAGATGAAATTCTTAGCTTAATCGATACGCATCATCATCAAATTGTAGCGATCGGCGAAGTCGGTTTGCCGCAGTATTTAATGCGTCAAGATCAATCGATACAATTACAGCCATATATTGATATACTGGAAGCGTTCATGAGTAAAGCAAGAAGATACCAGCTGCCGATCATCCTCCATGCTGTGTATGATGATGCAAAAATAGCGATGGAACTCTTGAATCGATATCAGATTCAGAAAGCACACTTTCATTGGTTCAAAGCAGATAAAGATGCATTTGAAGAAGTTCTGAATAGTAATTATATGGTCAGTGTAACGCCTGATATTCTATGGAATGTGAAGACGAGAAAGGTAGCACAAACCTTTCCGCTGCATCGGCTGATGATTGAAACAGATGGGCCATGGCCGCACGAAGGGTTTGAAGCGAAAGAGATTAAATCCCAACTTTCTGCTATAATAAGGGAGTTAGAGCAGTTTTATCCGAAAGCAGCAAACATAGAATGTGTTATGACACATAACACGAAAGCTTTCTATCGAATTTAA
- a CDS encoding LysR family transcriptional regulator, with protein MKIDDYRLLVALDEEETLRKAAETLYISQPAVSQRLKTIENDWGTEIFIRTKKKLIVTTHGEMIINHARKMLKEETNLKEMIHSSEGVVNGNLSIGVSSLIGQTILPAVLERFVHDYPNVKIQLQVGSSTRIMNNRHDFHVSVIRGTKIMNLHNERLMQEKHYFIYPKSKKDVLDTLPMIEFQADPVYLKEIEQWYTELFNKEYAPQIKTDQIATCKALLLSGVGMTVLPEIVAEDIDRQEFEVKLVQANGQELLRETYISYENDILSLPQVSAFITLLKEVVNGLRIERG; from the coding sequence ATGAAAATAGATGATTACAGATTGCTTGTAGCTTTAGATGAGGAAGAAACGCTTCGTAAGGCTGCAGAAACATTATATATTTCTCAGCCCGCAGTAAGTCAGCGACTCAAGACGATTGAGAACGATTGGGGCACGGAAATTTTTATTAGAACAAAGAAGAAGCTAATTGTCACAACACACGGTGAAATGATTATTAATCATGCACGTAAAATGCTGAAAGAAGAAACGAACCTCAAAGAGATGATACATTCTTCTGAAGGTGTGGTGAACGGGAACCTATCGATTGGAGTATCTTCATTGATTGGACAGACGATACTACCAGCTGTACTTGAACGATTTGTCCATGACTATCCGAATGTGAAGATTCAATTGCAGGTTGGGTCTAGTACACGTATTATGAATAATCGTCATGACTTTCATGTGTCGGTAATACGCGGTACAAAGATAATGAATCTTCATAATGAACGGCTGATGCAGGAAAAACATTATTTTATCTATCCGAAGAGTAAGAAGGATGTATTGGATACATTGCCGATGATCGAATTTCAGGCCGATCCAGTTTATTTAAAAGAAATAGAACAATGGTACACCGAACTATTCAATAAAGAATATGCACCTCAAATTAAGACAGATCAGATAGCAACGTGTAAAGCGTTGCTATTAAGTGGTGTCGGGATGACCGTTCTTCCTGAAATTGTTGCAGAAGATATTGATCGACAAGAGTTTGAAGTTAAGCTTGTTCAGGCGAACGGTCAGGAATTATTACGGGAGACATACATATCTTATGAGAATGATATTCTGAGTCTTCCGCAAGTAAGTGCGTTTATCACATTATTAAAAGAAGTCGTCAATGGCTTACGAATTGAAAGAGGATAA
- a CDS encoding GTP pyrophosphokinase: MDIENVMQKMEDQSEIIKLVEDFSYLFKEYEMGLLELKSDIEIIDLEWQAKYGYSPFEHVKTRIKSPISLRDKLKRKEIDFNLESIQENIFDIIGVRIVTTFEDDVYKIYDILKGRNDLRIVRVKDYIKNPKQSGYKSLHLIVETELVLSEGVKWVPAEIQIRTLAMDFFASTEHKLQYKYNTKKLNDSIRRELKEVADVSSELDRKMTEVRNTILLD, translated from the coding sequence ATGGATATTGAGAATGTAATGCAAAAAATGGAAGACCAGTCTGAAATTATCAAGCTGGTTGAAGATTTTTCTTATTTATTTAAAGAATATGAAATGGGCTTACTGGAACTAAAAAGTGATATAGAGATCATCGACTTAGAGTGGCAGGCAAAGTATGGGTATTCGCCATTTGAACATGTAAAGACACGTATAAAGTCACCGATATCATTGCGTGATAAATTAAAGCGTAAAGAAATAGACTTTAATTTAGAGAGCATCCAAGAGAATATTTTCGATATTATCGGGGTAAGAATCGTGACTACATTTGAAGATGATGTCTATAAAATATATGATATTTTGAAAGGGCGTAATGATCTTCGCATTGTACGTGTGAAAGATTACATAAAAAATCCAAAACAAAGTGGCTATAAAAGTCTGCATCTGATTGTTGAAACGGAACTTGTACTATCTGAAGGTGTGAAATGGGTACCTGCTGAAATTCAGATTCGTACATTAGCGATGGATTTCTTTGCGTCTACTGAGCATAAGCTGCAGTACAAATATAATACGAAGAAATTAAATGACAGCATACGTCGTGAACTGAAAGAAGTCGCTGACGTCTCAAGTGAACTGGATCGTAAGATGACAGAAGTGCGCAATACGATATTATTAGACTAA